The proteins below are encoded in one region of Bifidobacterium catenulatum DSM 16992 = JCM 1194 = LMG 11043:
- a CDS encoding phosphoglyceromutase: MTYKLVLLRHGQSAWNKTNQFTGWVDVPLTEQGVEEAKNGGRLLKEKNVLPDIVFTSMLRRAINTANVALDEADRLWIPVQRSWRLNERHYGALQGKNKTEIRQEYGDEKFMLWRRSYATPPPEIDPNDEYAQNNDPRYTGDPVPEAECLADVVKRVEPYFKSDIEPELKAGKTVLIAAHGNSLRAIVKMLDNLSEEEIAKVNIPTAMPLLYELDENFKPIKPRGEYLDPEAAAAGAAAVAAQGQK, encoded by the coding sequence ATGACTTACAAACTAGTACTGCTCCGTCATGGACAGAGCGCATGGAATAAAACCAATCAGTTCACCGGCTGGGTCGACGTCCCGCTGACCGAGCAGGGTGTCGAGGAAGCCAAGAATGGCGGTCGCCTGCTCAAGGAGAAGAACGTTCTTCCGGACATCGTCTTCACCTCGATGCTGCGTCGTGCCATCAATACCGCCAACGTGGCGCTGGACGAGGCCGATCGCCTGTGGATTCCGGTCCAGCGCAGCTGGCGTCTGAACGAGCGTCACTACGGTGCTCTGCAGGGCAAGAACAAGACCGAGATCCGTCAGGAGTACGGTGACGAGAAGTTCATGCTGTGGCGCCGTTCCTACGCCACTCCGCCGCCGGAGATCGATCCGAACGACGAGTATGCGCAGAACAACGATCCGCGCTACACCGGCGATCCGGTTCCGGAAGCCGAATGCCTTGCCGACGTGGTCAAGCGCGTTGAGCCGTACTTCAAGTCCGACATCGAGCCGGAACTGAAGGCTGGTAAGACCGTTCTGATCGCCGCTCACGGCAACTCCCTGCGCGCCATTGTGAAGATGCTCGACAACCTCTCCGAAGAGGAGATCGCCAAGGTCAACATCCCGACCGCAATGCCGCTGCTGTACGAGCTGGACGAGAACTTCAAGCCGATCAAGCCGCGTGGTGAGTACCTGGATCCGGAGGCCGCCGCCGCCGGTGCCGCCGCTGTCGCCGCCCAGGGCCAGAAGTGA
- the menA gene encoding 1,4-dihydroxy-2-naphthoate octaprenyltransferase, whose translation MGIMIWIRGARLKTLPLAIAPVLIGASLAWRDAGERRVAVAVLCGFVALLLQIAANFANDYSDGIRGTDAGRAIAGEQLSRGPARLVASGVNPKKVLVAAGICALAACLCGLAVIALTGYWWFILVGIACLAAGWFYVGGKHPYGYHYLGEVFVFIFFGLVATCGTMFALSGAITPDGLLGGSAAGLVAVAVLCVNNLRDIESDSNHGKHTWMTAMGRQNGTIFTIAILIISALIALHHLLQSSIYAANSIPLIALIAIIAILCAAQIAASYAIARKTYRRALPLCSLDSLTVAAIFMLSTMLT comes from the coding sequence ATGGGAATAATGATTTGGATCCGTGGGGCGAGGCTGAAAACGTTGCCGTTGGCGATTGCGCCGGTGTTGATTGGTGCGTCGTTGGCTTGGCGCGATGCGGGCGAGCGTCGTGTTGCGGTGGCAGTGCTGTGCGGTTTCGTGGCATTGCTGTTGCAGATCGCGGCTAATTTCGCCAACGATTATTCCGATGGCATTCGCGGTACGGATGCGGGGCGTGCGATTGCTGGCGAACAGTTATCGCGCGGCCCTGCTCGTCTCGTGGCTTCCGGTGTGAATCCCAAGAAAGTGCTGGTTGCAGCAGGAATCTGCGCTCTGGCTGCCTGTCTATGTGGGTTGGCTGTTATTGCACTAACCGGATATTGGTGGTTCATTCTGGTCGGCATTGCATGTCTGGCGGCCGGCTGGTTCTATGTCGGCGGCAAACACCCATACGGCTACCACTATTTGGGTGAGGTCTTCGTATTCATTTTCTTCGGATTGGTGGCCACCTGTGGCACTATGTTCGCCTTGTCTGGCGCGATTACGCCTGATGGACTGCTTGGTGGTTCAGCTGCGGGATTGGTTGCGGTTGCTGTGCTGTGCGTCAACAATCTGCGCGACATCGAATCTGACAGCAATCACGGCAAACATACGTGGATGACCGCAATGGGACGGCAAAACGGCACTATCTTCACTATCGCAATCCTGATTATTTCAGCATTGATTGCGTTGCACCATCTGTTGCAATCGTCGATATATGCAGCAAACAGCATTCCACTCATCGCACTAATCGCAATTATTGCAATACTGTGTGCGGCGCAAATTGCCGCATCATACGCAATCGCAAGAAAAACCTACCGTAGAGCATTGCCGCTATGTTCGCTCGATTCGTTGACTGTCGCAGCGATTTTCATGCTATCGACGATGCTTACATAA
- the lysS gene encoding lysine--tRNA ligase, which produces MSETIESQENQNEEAAVPAMTTVERAEMLLQQDAAIYAKINDGATLDEAVDPGNKEFGPLAHPEQVQMRVAKRAMMLKDGIQPYPVTLDVTATIEEVRAKYDGKLEAGDETEDVVGIAGRVLFLRNAGGLCFVQLSAGDGTKIQGMISKKEIGADSLKQFKQLVDLGDHLFIKGRVIASKTGELSVFATEWAIAAKALQPLPALHKDLNEDTRTRKPYIGMIADEKIRNMVRNRSKAVASLRKTFADHDFLEVETPMLQTVHGGAAARPFTTHMNAFDLDLYLRIAPELFLKRCLVGGIDRVFEINRDFRNEGVDATHAPEFTMVEAYQAYGNYDTIGALVKQLVQDTAMDVFGTHKVTLLDGTEYDFGGEWKTISMYDSLSEALGEEIVPNGGPDNPGTSVEHLGAIADKLGVERDDVENHGKLVEHLWEHFYEDKLFEPTFVRDFPVETSPLVKGHRSKPGVVEKWDLYVRGFELATGYSELNDPVVQRERFVAQAKDALAGDEEACDIDEDFLEALGVGMPPAGGMGMGIDRLLIALTGATIRETITFPLVKPLN; this is translated from the coding sequence ATGAGTGAGACCATCGAATCGCAAGAAAATCAGAATGAAGAGGCTGCCGTTCCCGCTATGACCACAGTGGAACGTGCCGAAATGCTGCTGCAGCAGGATGCGGCTATCTACGCCAAGATCAATGACGGCGCTACCTTGGATGAGGCCGTTGATCCGGGCAATAAGGAATTCGGTCCGCTGGCGCACCCGGAACAGGTGCAGATGCGCGTGGCCAAGCGTGCCATGATGCTTAAGGACGGCATTCAGCCGTACCCGGTGACCCTCGACGTCACTGCAACCATCGAAGAGGTTCGCGCCAAGTATGACGGCAAGCTTGAAGCCGGAGACGAAACCGAAGACGTGGTCGGCATCGCCGGTCGCGTGCTCTTCCTGCGTAACGCCGGTGGCTTGTGCTTCGTGCAGCTTTCCGCTGGCGATGGCACCAAGATTCAGGGCATGATTTCCAAGAAGGAGATTGGTGCCGACTCCTTGAAGCAGTTCAAGCAGCTGGTTGACTTGGGCGATCACCTGTTCATCAAGGGGCGTGTGATTGCCTCCAAGACCGGCGAACTGTCCGTGTTCGCCACCGAATGGGCCATCGCCGCCAAGGCGCTGCAGCCGCTGCCGGCCCTGCACAAGGACTTGAACGAAGATACCCGCACCCGCAAGCCGTACATCGGCATGATCGCCGACGAGAAGATCCGCAACATGGTGCGCAACCGCTCCAAGGCCGTCGCCTCCCTGCGCAAGACCTTCGCCGATCACGACTTCCTCGAAGTTGAGACTCCGATGCTGCAGACCGTGCACGGCGGTGCCGCGGCTCGTCCGTTCACCACGCATATGAACGCGTTCGATCTTGACCTGTACCTGCGCATCGCGCCGGAACTGTTCCTCAAGCGCTGCCTCGTCGGCGGCATCGACCGCGTGTTCGAAATCAACCGTGACTTCCGTAACGAAGGCGTTGACGCCACCCATGCTCCGGAATTTACCATGGTCGAGGCCTATCAGGCTTACGGCAACTACGACACTATCGGTGCGCTCGTCAAGCAGCTCGTGCAAGACACTGCCATGGACGTGTTCGGCACCCACAAGGTGACCCTGCTGGACGGCACTGAATATGATTTCGGCGGCGAATGGAAGACCATCAGCATGTATGATTCCCTCTCCGAAGCTCTTGGCGAGGAAATCGTGCCGAATGGCGGCCCGGACAATCCGGGCACTTCCGTGGAACATCTCGGTGCCATTGCCGACAAGCTCGGTGTGGAACGCGACGATGTGGAGAACCACGGCAAGCTCGTCGAACACCTGTGGGAGCACTTCTACGAAGACAAGCTGTTTGAGCCGACCTTCGTGCGTGACTTCCCGGTCGAAACCTCTCCGCTGGTCAAGGGCCACCGTTCCAAGCCAGGTGTGGTCGAAAAGTGGGATCTGTATGTGCGCGGCTTCGAGCTGGCTACCGGTTACTCCGAATTGAATGATCCGGTTGTGCAGCGTGAACGCTTCGTGGCCCAGGCCAAGGACGCGCTCGCGGGCGACGAAGAAGCCTGCGATATTGATGAGGACTTCCTCGAGGCTCTCGGTGTGGGTATGCCTCCGGCAGGCGGCATGGGCATGGGCATCGACCGACTGCTGATTGCCCTGACCGGCGCCACCATCCGCGAAACCATCACCTTCCCACTAGTGAAGCCGCTGAATTAA
- a CDS encoding DUF4125 family protein, whose amino-acid sequence MNGNVISDVIDGHDTANLVESIIKLEWNQFQQTNNEGGRASCQGNWPMFHQMRASQFMTWPEELLHSYRSDLQEADRVGRNLVTEKYGRMMQSTYPQEYCANIAPYIPRISAGRNALQEGIITVQVAWARDFRERFPHLGEAMRVLTTVEDTPETTSFETYLRGELGTYSDRTVALYRDFVERLRHEQRNLTEETIRNTVRLAGFEDLAQAEAAQ is encoded by the coding sequence ATGAATGGCAACGTAATTTCAGATGTAATAGACGGTCACGATACAGCAAATCTTGTTGAATCCATTATCAAACTGGAGTGGAATCAGTTTCAGCAAACCAATAATGAGGGTGGCCGCGCGTCCTGCCAAGGCAATTGGCCGATGTTTCATCAGATGCGTGCCAGTCAGTTCATGACGTGGCCGGAGGAATTGCTGCACAGCTACCGGTCGGACTTGCAGGAAGCCGACCGTGTTGGACGTAATTTGGTGACGGAAAAGTATGGCCGCATGATGCAATCCACATATCCACAGGAGTATTGTGCAAACATTGCGCCGTATATTCCCCGGATTTCCGCGGGTCGCAACGCCTTGCAGGAAGGCATCATAACAGTTCAGGTGGCGTGGGCGCGTGATTTTCGTGAGCGTTTTCCCCATCTTGGCGAGGCGATGCGTGTGCTGACCACTGTCGAAGATACGCCAGAGACCACGTCGTTCGAAACGTATCTGCGCGGCGAATTGGGAACCTATTCCGACCGCACTGTGGCATTGTACCGCGATTTTGTGGAGCGTTTGCGGCATGAACAGCGCAATCTCACCGAAGAGACGATTCGCAATACGGTTCGTTTGGCTGGATTTGAGGACTTGGCACAGGCTGAGGCCGCACAGTAA
- a CDS encoding PspC domain-containing protein, translating to MSNANNDPLGDRGNAGPQPAAGQPYHRQPAYGSPQPSRGGRFFAWIRSSQVKRGHDRWIGGVCDGIARRLGWNTTLVRALVVVATLFFGAGAAFYGLAWFVLPDERDNQILAEDLINGKWDWNCIGALLFCIVAICLPGAGWLAFALAALVLWLLLNRQIYAPNVRPNQCQQPPYGQAPYGQPPYGQAPYGQPQYGQPQYGSPSYRQPVHPASPSPAQSNPYTQPMQASGAYNGAANTASSPESQSPQPQRPQSQQPPYHAYQQQANGPAAFATANVPPTFTAPVAPVAQTPTSPRRGRRKPAGPLLVLVMSGLALIACALCVWCIMTYGIQGGQRGIEYTLQASAACVGGICLVTGIVIVALGFVGRRTGGLHPLTWISVFMSLVMVMALAGYSLFSHRINTGIPSSYKTVNVSGITTMGSTASEMSEYEQGIVAKGNDYATDVLHIDLSDYAKNNGPHKVDLQDGTQGTTSCPTGTLNVVASSAQVVVTLPNGCWWTFGSDSNFYTITDFVGSPDGLTLDSGEVEFSILSNDSTKSVVKKRALGTYDWSCGSYGDESGIEDFDDETDTEDGTDTGTDSTRTDSPFKDGNVDKAYREIYDNHQYWPCFTGDDKAPVMTTGLQINTMATVGGSVAVQYASDNTLGKAGKE from the coding sequence ATGAGCAATGCAAACAATGATCCGCTGGGCGATCGCGGCAACGCAGGGCCGCAGCCCGCTGCTGGACAACCGTATCATCGGCAGCCTGCGTACGGTTCGCCGCAACCTTCCCGCGGTGGCCGTTTCTTCGCGTGGATTCGTTCCAGCCAGGTCAAGCGTGGACATGACCGTTGGATTGGCGGCGTGTGCGATGGCATAGCACGTCGTCTTGGTTGGAATACCACGTTGGTTCGTGCGCTTGTGGTGGTTGCCACGCTGTTTTTCGGCGCGGGTGCCGCGTTCTATGGTCTGGCGTGGTTTGTGCTGCCGGATGAGCGTGACAATCAGATTCTTGCTGAGGATTTGATTAACGGCAAGTGGGATTGGAATTGCATTGGCGCGTTGCTGTTCTGCATTGTGGCCATCTGTTTGCCGGGTGCGGGATGGCTTGCTTTCGCGTTGGCCGCGTTGGTGCTGTGGCTTCTGCTCAATAGGCAGATTTATGCGCCGAATGTTCGTCCAAATCAGTGTCAGCAGCCTCCATATGGTCAGGCTCCGTATGGTCAGCCCCCATATGGTCAGGCTCCGTACGGTCAACCGCAATATGGTCAGCCTCAATATGGAAGTCCTTCGTACAGACAGCCGGTGCATCCTGCATCGCCGTCTCCAGCGCAATCGAATCCTTATACTCAGCCGATGCAGGCGAGCGGCGCATATAACGGGGCGGCCAACACGGCTTCGTCACCGGAATCGCAATCGCCTCAGCCCCAACGCCCTCAGTCTCAACAGCCTCCGTATCATGCCTACCAACAGCAGGCCAACGGTCCGGCCGCTTTTGCCACGGCCAATGTTCCTCCAACATTCACCGCTCCGGTAGCCCCGGTAGCGCAGACGCCTACGTCGCCAAGAAGGGGACGTCGTAAACCGGCTGGTCCGCTGCTGGTGTTGGTGATGTCCGGTCTCGCGTTGATCGCATGCGCGCTATGCGTATGGTGCATTATGACGTACGGCATCCAAGGCGGGCAGCGGGGCATCGAATACACGTTGCAGGCATCCGCGGCATGCGTCGGTGGCATCTGCCTAGTGACGGGAATCGTTATTGTCGCGCTCGGATTCGTGGGCAGAAGAACGGGAGGATTGCATCCTCTGACATGGATATCCGTATTCATGTCGTTGGTCATGGTGATGGCTTTGGCGGGTTATTCGCTGTTCAGCCATCGGATTAACACGGGCATTCCCTCATCCTACAAGACGGTCAATGTGTCGGGAATAACCACCATGGGCTCCACCGCCAGTGAAATGAGCGAATACGAGCAGGGCATCGTCGCAAAAGGCAATGATTACGCCACCGACGTGCTGCATATCGACTTAAGCGATTACGCAAAAAACAACGGTCCGCACAAAGTGGATCTTCAGGATGGCACGCAGGGCACAACTTCCTGCCCTACCGGAACGTTGAATGTGGTGGCCTCAAGCGCGCAGGTCGTGGTGACCTTGCCGAACGGTTGCTGGTGGACGTTCGGGTCTGACAGCAATTTCTATACCATCACCGATTTCGTCGGCAGTCCGGACGGGCTCACGTTGGATTCCGGCGAGGTCGAGTTCTCGATTCTGAGCAACGATTCCACGAAATCGGTAGTGAAAAAGCGTGCGCTGGGAACTTACGATTGGAGTTGCGGCTCGTACGGAGACGAATCCGGCATCGAGGATTTCGATGATGAGACCGATACGGAAGATGGCACGGATACCGGCACCGATTCCACTAGGACCGATTCCCCTTTCAAAGACGGGAATGTGGACAAGGCCTACCGCGAAATCTACGACAATCATCAATATTGGCCGTGCTTCACCGGTGATGACAAGGCTCCGGTCATGACAACCGGACTGCAGATCAATACTATGGCAACGGTCGGCGGCAGTGTCGCGGTGCAGTATGCGTCCGACAACACATTGGGCAAAGCGGGAAAGGAGTGA
- a CDS encoding DUF4037 domain-containing protein: MADSDVNLNMNNCDDGCAIFDVQRFLRGLDAIFDAHKAPEQAEPYLQKARTEAEHSHDDAGLLTVLNETMGFYRSQGRHTDNLPIIRESLSIADHLHFQEIDPQAWATTLINAATGMRAAGRYEEAEQLYCQALDAATSVFSPTDRRLAALHNNMSMLYSETGRLNQAKRELEQALDLLEQSSPDASADIDVASTHTNLALLLLQMGRYWARDAIQHAQKALTIYRTGHLEHSAHYASALAGYAQACYMAGRLQDAVSGYEHALSVIEECYGRNTDYYHTTAANLEAAKQALHKRMPSSHKTQESQEYQESQESLKSQHSPKSSESQQSSEPHYMAESGASSIPVISHHISGLALSRAFWNDLGKPLLAGAYSAYQGRIAAGLVGYGSECFGFDDEFSRDHDFAPRFCLWLTDEDYDAIGKQLQADYDALSRDFTVDEQGKLHFAGHGSADSNALAASQSPLTPRAQGEFRRDGVFRIGDFFERITLFREAPAQNDYASWLSLDDATLATATNGQVFADPLGVFSKTRQGFKFMPEDVRLSLISRRLGMMAQAGQYNLPRMLQRDDGAAAMLSIHEFVNATASLVFLINEPVSVGYLPYYKWQFAAMRKLSHRMATRLAGVCEQLEDILRLSSAACFGGAGFGEGGKGAKPAAEHIIATVERICSDVVDELLREGLTESHETFVEWQRPYVEDHIKSDASCLHSL, from the coding sequence ATGGCAGACAGTGATGTCAATCTGAATATGAATAATTGCGATGACGGTTGCGCAATATTTGATGTACAGCGATTTTTGCGTGGTCTTGATGCGATTTTCGATGCGCATAAGGCTCCTGAACAGGCTGAACCGTATCTGCAGAAGGCGCGAACCGAAGCCGAACACAGTCATGATGACGCCGGTTTGCTGACGGTGTTGAATGAAACGATGGGGTTTTACCGTTCGCAAGGTCGACATACCGACAATCTGCCGATTATCCGCGAATCGTTAAGCATTGCGGATCATTTGCATTTTCAGGAAATCGACCCGCAGGCGTGGGCTACGACGCTGATCAACGCGGCCACGGGCATGCGAGCCGCAGGCCGGTACGAGGAGGCCGAACAGCTGTACTGTCAGGCGCTTGACGCGGCCACGTCCGTCTTCTCCCCCACCGACCGACGCCTGGCCGCGCTGCATAACAATATGTCCATGTTGTACAGCGAAACCGGTCGTCTCAATCAGGCGAAGCGCGAGCTGGAACAGGCGCTGGACCTGTTGGAGCAATCTTCCCCCGATGCGAGCGCTGACATAGACGTCGCCTCCACGCACACCAATCTTGCGTTGCTGCTCCTGCAGATGGGCCGGTATTGGGCGAGAGACGCCATACAGCACGCTCAGAAAGCGTTGACAATCTACCGTACCGGGCATTTGGAACATAGTGCGCATTATGCTTCGGCGCTGGCCGGCTATGCGCAGGCCTGCTATATGGCCGGCCGCCTGCAGGATGCAGTTTCCGGTTATGAGCATGCGTTGAGCGTGATTGAAGAATGCTACGGACGCAACACCGACTACTATCACACGACTGCAGCCAATCTTGAAGCGGCAAAACAGGCGTTGCATAAGCGCATGCCATCATCTCATAAAACGCAGGAATCGCAAGAATATCAAGAATCGCAAGAATCCTTGAAATCTCAGCATTCACCGAAATCAAGCGAATCTCAGCAATCAAGTGAACCGCACTATATGGCAGAATCCGGCGCATCTTCGATTCCTGTGATTTCTCACCATATTTCAGGACTTGCTTTGTCTCGCGCATTCTGGAATGATCTCGGCAAACCGTTGCTTGCCGGCGCATATTCGGCATATCAGGGGCGGATTGCCGCAGGTTTGGTCGGTTATGGTTCGGAATGTTTCGGTTTCGACGATGAGTTTTCGCGCGATCATGATTTTGCACCGCGTTTCTGCCTGTGGCTTACCGATGAGGATTATGATGCGATTGGCAAGCAATTGCAGGCTGATTACGATGCGTTGAGTCGCGATTTCACTGTTGACGAGCAAGGCAAGCTGCATTTTGCAGGGCATGGTTCGGCTGATTCCAACGCTCTTGCCGCATCTCAATCGCCACTTACGCCGCGTGCGCAAGGCGAGTTCCGCCGCGATGGCGTGTTTCGTATCGGTGATTTCTTCGAGCGGATCACACTGTTTCGTGAGGCTCCGGCGCAAAACGACTATGCGTCTTGGCTGAGTTTGGACGATGCGACGCTTGCCACTGCCACAAACGGTCAGGTGTTCGCTGATCCGTTGGGGGTGTTTTCCAAGACTCGGCAGGGGTTTAAGTTCATGCCGGAAGATGTTCGACTTTCCTTGATTTCTCGCCGTTTGGGCATGATGGCTCAGGCGGGGCAATACAATCTGCCGCGCATGCTGCAGCGTGACGATGGTGCTGCTGCGATGTTAAGCATTCATGAGTTCGTAAATGCCACGGCTTCGTTGGTGTTTCTGATCAATGAGCCGGTGAGCGTTGGGTATCTACCATATTACAAATGGCAGTTTGCTGCCATGCGTAAGCTAAGCCACCGTATGGCAACAAGGCTTGCCGGCGTGTGCGAGCAGTTGGAAGACATATTGCGATTGAGTTCCGCCGCATGTTTCGGCGGTGCCGGTTTCGGTGAGGGCGGCAAGGGTGCGAAGCCTGCGGCAGAGCATATTATCGCCACCGTTGAGCGCATCTGCAGTGATGTTGTGGACGAATTGCTGCGGGAGGGATTGACCGAATCTCACGAAACTTTTGTGGAATGGCAACGTCCGTATGTTGAGGACCATATCAAGTCCGATGCAAGTTGTCTGCACAGCTTGTGA
- a CDS encoding DUF3784 domain-containing protein: protein MSDDKTQEMPVMTDAGDMPTETLHTVDAQSTYDQSQHSGRATQDDKPRVESVPAQSVPTYTASAAGANGGHKNRQIGDDIIRPSGRSGSTIALGVFTCFMGVVTLLCGMHVPMNLWWWASDPKQSFVFLLGGIGVLLIAVAVIWAIVSAVRSNRSKNGNDVDSDDPFDAPHSSDTTAFSTDSDKLPLSERS, encoded by the coding sequence ATGAGTGACGACAAAACCCAGGAAATGCCGGTTATGACGGATGCCGGAGATATGCCTACCGAAACGTTGCATACCGTGGATGCGCAGTCCACGTATGACCAGTCGCAGCACAGTGGGCGTGCAACGCAGGATGATAAGCCGCGCGTGGAATCCGTCCCAGCGCAAAGCGTTCCGACTTATACCGCTTCGGCAGCCGGTGCGAATGGCGGGCATAAGAATCGACAGATTGGAGACGACATCATCAGACCTTCCGGAAGAAGCGGTTCGACCATCGCGCTCGGCGTGTTCACGTGCTTCATGGGGGTGGTGACGTTGCTTTGCGGCATGCATGTGCCAATGAATCTCTGGTGGTGGGCCAGCGATCCGAAACAGTCCTTCGTGTTCCTTCTCGGAGGCATCGGCGTGCTGCTTATCGCCGTCGCCGTGATTTGGGCGATAGTCAGCGCGGTGCGTTCAAACCGATCCAAGAATGGAAACGATGTGGACAGCGACGATCCATTTGACGCTCCCCATAGCTCGGATACCACGGCCTTTTCGACTGATTCGGATAAGTTGCCGCTTTCGGAACGATCGTGA
- a CDS encoding MFS transporter, translated as MKRRILALASGAFILGAAEFVMMGILPQTAAAMQVSIPAAGHYISAYAIGVCVGTLILVFGRKVPPKNLIILFMIIALVGNTLSAVSFNSPMLLAARFISGLPHGAFFGTATLIAKTLADKGKEAQSVSMMVTGQTVANMLGVPAGTLLSEMLSWRLAFAILAAWSLMTMVLVIAWVPFVAPIKDAGIKGQFRFLTHAGPWFILMAVFCGNSGIFCWWSYISPWLQKVGGWDSSMVPLLMVLAGFGMVLGGIAGGRLTDLWKPGATAGLSQAIATVGLLLVFFVPGNLVTTAVLTFMIGFALFFNSSPQQLLMVQAGEGGGELIAGAAVQIAFNFGNAIGSIVGGAALTATAMNYHYTGLAGAPIALIAVIMLVTYSRRYETHTGATERMREVHV; from the coding sequence ATGAAAAGACGCATTCTGGCTTTGGCTTCCGGCGCCTTTATTCTTGGTGCCGCCGAATTCGTGATGATGGGCATTTTGCCCCAGACCGCCGCCGCCATGCAGGTTAGCATTCCTGCGGCAGGACATTATATTTCCGCATATGCGATCGGCGTGTGCGTGGGCACGCTGATTCTGGTGTTCGGCCGTAAAGTACCGCCGAAGAATCTCATTATTCTGTTCATGATCATCGCGCTGGTCGGCAATACGTTGAGCGCGGTTTCGTTCAATTCCCCCATGCTGTTGGCCGCTCGTTTCATTTCGGGCTTGCCACATGGCGCGTTTTTCGGTACGGCCACGCTGATTGCCAAGACTTTGGCCGATAAGGGCAAGGAAGCGCAGTCCGTGTCGATGATGGTGACGGGTCAGACGGTTGCCAATATGTTGGGTGTTCCTGCGGGCACATTACTTTCGGAAATGCTGTCGTGGCGTTTGGCGTTTGCGATTCTTGCCGCTTGGTCGTTGATGACGATGGTGTTGGTGATTGCGTGGGTGCCGTTCGTCGCGCCGATCAAGGACGCTGGCATTAAAGGGCAGTTCCGTTTCCTCACTCACGCTGGTCCGTGGTTTATTCTCATGGCGGTGTTCTGCGGCAATTCCGGTATTTTCTGCTGGTGGAGCTACATTTCGCCGTGGCTGCAGAAGGTTGGTGGATGGGATTCCTCGATGGTTCCCCTGTTAATGGTGCTTGCTGGTTTCGGTATGGTGCTTGGCGGTATTGCTGGCGGCCGTTTGACTGATTTGTGGAAGCCGGGTGCCACTGCCGGTCTTTCGCAGGCCATCGCCACGGTTGGTTTGCTGTTGGTGTTTTTCGTTCCCGGCAATCTCGTTACGACTGCGGTGTTGACGTTCATGATTGGTTTCGCACTGTTCTTCAACTCGTCTCCACAGCAGCTGCTCATGGTGCAGGCCGGTGAGGGCGGTGGCGAGCTGATTGCAGGCGCGGCCGTGCAGATCGCGTTCAATTTTGGCAATGCGATCGGTTCGATCGTTGGTGGCGCCGCATTGACGGCAACCGCCATGAACTACCATTACACCGGTTTGGCCGGTGCTCCGATCGCTTTGATCGCGGTGATTATGCTGGTCACCTATTCACGTCGTTACGAAACGCATACGGGTGCTACGGAGCGCATGCGCGAAGTGCATGTCTGA